In one Dreissena polymorpha isolate Duluth1 chromosome 7, UMN_Dpol_1.0, whole genome shotgun sequence genomic region, the following are encoded:
- the LOC127839255 gene encoding N-acetylneuraminate lyase-like has protein sequence MDRKTAYIQEDSHQGKDVDYDKISCSVDYLKKSRFNGLFVNGTLGEGLSLSLEERKQSLEEWMRHAEGLQLVAHIGTGNLKDTQELARHAERIGVDAIAALPPTYYKPANEEQLVEYVIGVTNAAPNTPFLYYEYDVTTGLHLNIPLFLRLAKHRVPTLYGVKHTTADLNSALNCALACRRKYKIFYGTDAMYLPALSLGLDDVISVPVMGTLLHLIKTNFLNGNTKEAQKCQETALRLRNIQQEHGGGIAVAKATFELMSGIPMGGTRLPLHTLTEATKEKLRADLEEGGFLRGDMSSDCNS, from the exons atggACCGAAAAACCGCCTATATACAAGAGGATTCTCATCAAGGAAA AgatgttgattatgacaaaatcaGCTGCTCCGTTGACTATTTGAAGAAATCCCGCTTCAATGGATTGTTTG TGAACGGAACGTTGGGAGAGGGCCTCAGTCTGTCGCTGGAGGAGCGGAAACAGAGCCTCGAGGAGTGGATGCGTCACGCGGAAGG ACTTCAGCTCGTAGCCCACATTGGGACCGGAAACCTGAAGGATACACAGGAGCTG GCCCGGCACGCCGAACGTATAGGAGTGGACGCCATAGCCGCCCTCCCGCCTACCTACTACAAACCCGCAAATGAAG AACAGCTGGTGGAGTACGTGATCGGGGTCACCAACGCCGCACCGAACACACCGTTCCTTTACTACGAATATGACGTCACCACCGGATTACACC TGAATATCCCGCTTTTCCTGCGTTTAGCCAAACACCGGGTTCCCACGCTGTATGGTGTGAAACATACCACGGCGGACCTAAACTCCGCGCTTAACTGCGCCCTAGCGTGCCGCCGGAAATACAAGATCTTCTACGGAACGGATGCC ATGTACCTTCCGGCGCTCTCCCTGGGACTCGATGACGTCATTTCCGTGCCCGTAATGGGAACCCTCTTACACTTGATAAAGACGAACTTTTTAAATGGCAACACCAAGGAGGCCCAAAAATGTCAG GAGACAGCCCTTCGACTGCGGAACATTCAACAGGAGCACG GGGGCGGTATCGCTGTTGCCAAGGCGACGTTCGAGCTCATGTCCGGGATCCCGATGGGCGGCACCCGTCTGCCGCTGCACACGTTGACGGAGGCGACCAAGGAAAAGCTGCGGGCGGATCTCGAGGAGGGCGGCTTCCTGAGAGGCGATATGTCCAGCGACTGCAACTCGTAG